The window CAAGCACCTCCCTGTGAGTGCCAACGGTCTGCTCCAACAAATTCAGATGTGACAGAGGGCCGCGGCCGTGGCCCAGCCACCAAGAGCGCCATCTCCAGACCAGAACCAGTCAGTCCGTCCTTTGGTCTGATGCTGAGAAGGAGACTCACCTTTGAAGACAGAAAGGCATTTATTTCACTTTGACCTGTTTTTTCTAGGATGGGAAACAAAAGGTCCTAGCAGTAGGAAAGGCTGCACTTTGAAGAGAAAACCTAGATTTATTGGAATAGGAGCCTCGCAAGCCTGGAACGCCCGAGGCGGACTGTCGCAGAAATGGGGAAAACGGAAGGCGCGTTCTCCAGGACGCTGCTGCTCAGACGGTGGCCCTGACCTGTCAGAAATGCGGAATCTCAGGCCTCCCCTAGACCTGTGGGATGCAGACCTGTGCTTTAACAGGCTTCCCAGGGTTCTTCTGCACACTTGGGGGAGTTCCTGTTCCAGGGGCCCTGCTTACATCCACACTCACCGGACAGGGCGGGGCCGGGTCTGCTTTCTCCACACTCCACCCACTGCGGGTGCTCCGTGAGGCCTGGCAGGCGGTGCAGGGGTATGCAGGTGAGCTCGTCCTCACGGGTCTTCGTGCCTCTTCACAGGGTCGGGGCCCTGGCTCCCTGCCACAGAGAGTGACGCGGCGGTGGCCTTCGCCCTGCAGCAGGAGTTTGGGCAGGAACAAGCATCGTTACCTGATGAGAACCTGGAGGAGACAGGGTTGTTCTTCTGCCAGATCTGTCAAAAGAACCTCTCAGCCATGAACGTGACACGGAGGGAGCAGCATGTGAACCGGTAGGAATGGCCTGTCGCCTCTCTGTGGTCACCTCTCCCGTGGGTGTGACAGGTCCAGCGGAATCTGTGGTGGGAATCCGGAGACACCTGACCGTGACCATAGCACCTCAGTGTTGGCATCAACCTGTCCTTGCTGTTTTTTTACATAGCTTTATCGAGATGCCTTTCCCGTATTATACAGttgatccttttaaaatgaactgttcagtggcttttatttattatgtcCAGAGTTGTGCAACCGTTACCACAATTTTAGAGGATTTTTACtcctccaaaaagaaaccctgtacccattagcactcactctccctccccacccccaccaacgcCCACCCCAAGCCCCTGGCAGCCGCTCgtgcactttctgtctctgtggatttgtctgttccggacgtaagtggaatcacacaagatggagccttttgtgtctggcttctttcactcaacatactGTTTTTGTGGTTCATGCAGGTTGTAGCAGGGATCAGAATTCTGTTCCTTTTTACGGTTGAAGAATGCCCCATTGTATGCATAGACCATGtctcatttatccattcttccgCTGGCTGGCGGGTGAATGTGTTGTTTCTACGTTTTGAATATTGCGAATAGAGCTGCTGTGAGCGTGTGTTTCGGGTATTAGCTTGAAtgtttgctttcagttctttggggtatatacttAGGCGCGGGATTGCCTCCGTGTAACCTGTCCTTGCCTTCTTCAGCCGGCTTTGCTAACAGATCCCTAAATGTAGGGGTTCGGAGGCTGAGCAAAGGCCGCGTGGGGGAGCTGGCTGTGGCCCGCAGCATGTCCGTGCTGACGTGGACGCAGGTCTGCTACAATCCACGTTACCAGGGAGAGCGTTCTGTGTTCACCGTCTTCCGCCAGGTGCTTGGATGAGGCTGAAAAGGCACTGGCACCCACCACACCACGGATCCCCGAATGCCCGATTTGTGGGAGGCCGTTTCTCACCCCGAAGAGCAGAATCAGTCACCTGAAACAGTGCGCGGTGAACATGGACGTGGGCCCCCAGCTCCTGCTCCAGGCCGTGCGGCTGCAGACGGTTCCACCGGAGGGGGCCTGTGGCACACTGGCATCAAGGTGAGTCACATGAAAAGGaggaacaccacagaaatgcttttttttctgtttaaagccTTTTGTAGTGTTAGAGAACAATGGAACCCTAGACCCCTCCCTAGATTCTGGAAACGAAACATTTGAGAAGGAAATCAGGCACAGTGCCCACTAGCATGGAGAGGAGACAGATTCTGTATCCTCGAAGGCTTTGAGATGGTCCACACGGGTGTGTCTACGCAAAGGACTGGCTGGAGTGGTTTCCTGCAGGGCCTCTCTGAGCTTTTTCCATTCTCAGCATCCTGTGGTCGGTGCCCTCTGGGGCAGTGAGGAATTCGGTAGCCCACTGTCCCGTGTCTGTGTCCCGTGTGCTGTGGAACAGCTTCCACCTCCACGCGGTCCGATTCTCACACCATCAACGTTAAAGGACTCAGCATCGTTCAAAGAGTTGGCAAGACAGAAGCACAGGCCTTTTTGTTAATGTGCATGAATTAAATACATAAGTGTCACAATAAGAGGCCTGCACGTAGCTTGAAACAAGTCCTTGGTGTGCAAACCACAGGTACACGGGCAGCTCAGCTCCCCTGCACCTTGCCCCTGCCACGGTGGACGCCGACATTACAGGGAACAGTCTAGTGCCGGCCCTGGACTCCTGCAGGTTTGGGACTTCTTTCCTTTGACAGCTGTCAAGAGCAAAGGGAAGGCCAAGGGCGTGGCTCTGTTTGTCCTGGCCGATGTCTTGCACACAGGTTATGGGCATCCGAGCTGGGCCAGTGGTGGGACTGGGGTGGGCAAAAGTCAGTTCTTAGCTGGTGAGCCTGTCTATATTGTAGCACATCAACAGCAGCATCTCAGAATTGGAAGCTTTAAGGACCTAGCATCGATATTATCTAAGCCATTGTTGTCTTTCAGTAGGACTGGATGACAACTACTTACTCAGATGAAATATATCTGCTTTTTAAATACTTCCAAGAAGAGACACAAGATGTGTGTGGGTCCTTCTAGAAGGTTGTTAAAGTAGAAAATGACAGCCGATGGACACCCTCACTGAGGCTTTGAGACTCACCTGCCCTAAGGCCAAGCCTGGTGTGTGTGGAACTCTGGGTAGTGGATACTGGGATGGCCCCTTTCTCTCTGGGGGGCTGTGGTTATCATGTGGGGTTCCCAGGAAGTTGAACCAAATTAGGGCTTGTGTAGATCTTCCGAAGTGATATCTGAGATTCTTGAGCCATCCCTGGCCCAGGGGAGAGCATGAGCTTCTCTGGAAAGACCAGAGGTACCTTCCAGAGCAGCCCCACAGCTGGGTTTGCGCTCCCGGTCTCTCCCTCACCGTTGCCCTCCTATTTCTCACTCAGCCTGTTGGGATTCACCAGGCAGTCTGCGTTCTCCAGCCAGAAAGTCCTTTAAGTAAATCTCCTCCAAGCTGGCTGACCATGTTGGTGGTCTAAGCTGGGAGTCCTTTCCTTCAGACCTTGGACAGAGGCTCTGCCCACGGGCCCCTGCAGGAGGGGAAGGGATCCTTCCGTGGCCAGTGTGGCCAAGGGACTGCCTGAGGGGCATCTGAGGTATGGTTGGGCAGAAGTTGGTGGAATCCAGGAAGCTGACTCAGAGCCGTCGAATGTGGGCTCCATTGGCAGGGTCTGGCCACACGGAGCATGTGCAGGTACCATTTACGGCTTTGTACGTCTGCCAAGAACTCAGCTGCGTAGCATCACATGGAAGGTCCCAGAGCCTCTGCTCTCCGGGCCGCAGCGAACGTGGCCCAGAATCACTTGAGCTTACACAAGGCAACAGGATGAGTACAGCGAATGCCCAGAGCAATTGACGCCTCTGTCTGATGAGTTCACATTTATCCCTTTTCTCTCCTGACCAGAGACTAGAAGGGGTCCAGGCCTCTCTGGTCCAGCGGGGACCACCTCAGAAGAGGAAGCGCTCACACTTCCGGCCTCACTAACCTGTTTGGCTGTCTTTTAAGCTTCAGCCATCAGGCTGGAGGTGTGAAGCGGAGGGGAGCCACCAACCAGAAGGAGCTGCAGAGGAAGCGGAGGGTCACCAAGCCCGAGGCGCCGTCCGAGGACTTGCTGGTGGCCATGGCCTTGTCCCGGTCTGAGATGGAGCAGGAGGCTGTGCCAGCGGTGCTCAGACTGGGAAATGCCTTTTCTGAGAGGATAAGACTGGGAGCAGGTAGGCGCATCCCTGCGGGGGGTGGCTGTCCACGCTGCTGGCCGAAGGTGACTGCGGCTGGGCCTCGTGACCCTTTGCTTCTGTTTACCTCCAGAAAAGAAGAGCCGCAAGAGGAAGGCGcctgtttcccctcccccattgttaGTCCAGGACCCGGAGACCATGGGGAGGCTGACGGCGGATAGGGTGGCCCAGCTCTTTGCCGAGGAGGTGGAGGAGCTGTCCAGCACGCCGCCGCTTCCCACGAGCAGGATTCTAAAGGAAGAGCTGGGAAAGGCCGGTCGGTGTCTGCGGCCACCTGGAAGGAAGCAGAACTTTCTGTGGGAAGGCAGCGCCCTGACTGGAGCCTGGGCCCTGGAAGCCTTCTACACGGCAAGCCTGGTCCCTCCCATGGTGCCCCAGCGGCCTGCAAAGGTGCGCCCTCCCCTCTGGGCATACGGGGGGCTCTGGGGAGAGGCCAGCAGCTCCAGGAATGCAGCACTGGTCATCAACAGAAAgtctgaaaaggaaggaagggtaggAAGTTGAGGGGCATTGACTGTAGCATGTTTCTGTGTGTAGGAACTGATGGCTCTCCTGGGAAGAACTGGCCAGTTTCCCACATGTATCCTGTCCCTGGAGAGTGTGACTGAAATGCAGTCCAGGACCCCACCCCCGGGAGGGCTGGTATAACCCACGTATGGTGGGGCCCAGGAACCAGCCTGATGCAGGTGTGCCTAGAGTCACTAAGCTTGAGGCCATTTAGATGACGTTAGGAGGACAGGGCCTTCAGGAACCTTCCGCAGACATAGATGCAGCAGGCATGGCCTTCACTGTGACAGAGAAGTCCGTTGATAGATGGTGAGGGACAAAAGCTTCACAGGGTTGCTCTGGGCTGTGGCTGGCACTCTCAGGGATCCTCTGCGTGGCGGCTTCTGCAGTAGCCATTTGGTCACTCGgctttctgacttctttcaggCTCTTACACAGGAGCCCATGCTCCTCCCAGGGCTGCCTGACCAGCCAGAGCTGGGAGTGCAGACGCCACCTGCTGTCCCCAGTGCCCACCCTGCAGGCCACAGCCCCAGGAGCCCAGGCCCCTCTGCCAGCCAGAGGGAGCACCAGGCCCTGCAGGACCTTGTGGACCTGGCGGGAGAGGGGATGAATGCCAGCCCATGGCCCTGCAGTGGGGGACCAGCCAGCCCGGGAGGGGTTGCAGGTGAGACACCGGATGGGACACCTGGGccagaccctccctccccccccacctgccccccgccccggccatgGCTGCAGCGTCACTGGCTAGTCCTTGTGACGTGGTGATAGCTGCTCAGACCTGGGGGTCTCTGGCTTGTCCGCATAAGATGGGGAGAATGCGGTCTCTGTAagtgctttccttttttctcagatGAATGTCGTGTTGGTGAGTCTGTCACAATGACCTTAAACTTTAACCCAGAACACAGCCCTTTTCCCAGAGCAAGAGACCTGCAGGCTGCTTGTGTCTATTTCACCACCCTGTACATCTGGGTGAGGGTGTAAGACCTATCAGTAGGTGGTTCACTTCGGGGAAGAAGCCCTCAGGTGACAAGTACCTCCAGGGTACCTCTGGGGTCAGCCGGCTGACAGGTGATGCCTGGAGACTGACGTTGCCAGACGTGATGTTCTTTTAACCTGTGAATTCTCTCAGGGATGGATTTGTCACCCACTGGCCTTCCACTGACTGGGTTTATCCCGCCATCCCAGGAAGAGCAGCTGGAGAGGGGCGGCCAAACTTCGGTAAGGACCGGGCTTCTCCCTGCGGGCCGGGCAGCCTGGCCCTGCTCCCGACCCTGTGGTCCTGGCCACTGAGTCAGCTCACTGTCTCCAGACCCTTCCACAAGTGCACTGGACCCTCACTGGCCTTTGAGCTAAGCCAGGCAAGAGACCACAGGAGTCTCCTGTCCCCTCTAGGGTTCTGCCACGAGGCTTCTGTCCCTGTCGTCACTGCACTCTAGGGTACCACAGTAGCCAAGCCCCGGGAGCCTGCTCTGTCCTGAGAGCCCACAGGGATCACCGCTGCTCTGTGAGGGGCTTCGTTCCCTAAactttcattcatctgttcagcATCTACTGTGCCCCTCTGACATCAGGTCCCAGGCTGGCCACCGGATAATGGTTCTCGTTCCCTGTTGGTGACGCTGGGTTGGAAGTCGGGTTTTCGTTAGAGAGGATGTCATCCTGTTAGTATATCGGTATCAGCCAAACCCTTCACACCACGGTCTACCTGATGACCGTGGCACGGGGTCGGAGAAGGGACTCGGAGCTCCCGTCAGCCCGGTACCTGAATGGTGAGGGCTCAGGATCCTTGCCTGTCACATCGGGCCGCACACGGTGTTTATGAAGCACTTAGCCCAACGTGCACCCTGCTCACCCTGCTCGGCCACGGCTAATGCCTCATCTGCAGCTCTCTTGCAGCCGTCATGCCTCCACTTGCTTGTCCCCCGCATTGTGGGCCAGGGGATTCCGGGTAATGGAGAACTCGAGCAAGAAGCTAGCGTGCTGTCCCATGTTGTTGAGAGCCTCAGGGTGATAACAGGTGGAACCCGGCGTGCGAGCCTTGTGGACAGGAGCTcgaggcacccctaaagttgGGGAACTTGCTGTTAGCCCGGTCTGCTCCCCCTCCTTCCAGCTCACCCTCAGTTTGCTGCTGGCTGACTTCAGAGCCATGGTCAATAACCCACAGCTGAGCGACATCCAGCTTCAGACAGACAGCGGGGAGGTGCTTTACGCCCACAAGTTCGTGCTTTATGCCCGCTGCCCCCTTCTCATGCAGTATGTGAGtatgtcccctctccccacttctcccttcccccgcttcctctcctgcccctcccctccttcctttctctccttctccactcctccccctcccctcttcccaccccccctccgcctcccccccccccgccccctcctcccacctctcccccacccctcccattcTGGGTGCTCTCTTATGCTCCCTTCCACTCTGTCcaggctctccctctgtcttcccaccCCCTTCACTCCCCTCcgcacccctcctccctgcccacgcTCTCACCCGTCTCTCCGTCCTCTCAGTTATACTTCACGGAGAAGACCTTTTTGAGGTTAGGAAGCAGTATGAGGAAATGAACTGAGGATTGGGAAACATCAGATTTCTTGATTCACTGAATGAAAATCCACTTTTCCccagacttttttccttttcctctgtgtctgtAATTATAAAGTCATCCTCGACCTCTTGAAGGTTGAGCTGCTGACAAACGTTTCTGCACTGACCCGCACCGACACGCATTTAACTTGAACGTTGTGTCGCAGGATCCAGGAAGCTACTATCGGCCTCTCCCAGAAGGTTCTAGTGCCTCTGATGTGTCTGTCGAGAGGGAAACGACCGGGTGCTTAAACACCCATCATGGTCTGCTTTTATCAACGGCGAAGTCCTATGGCCTGACCACAGAGCCTGCAGGGCAGACTGGCGCGACACTGGCTGACGCTGGCACCGGGGAaaggctgtggggaggaggggccccCTCTGTGTGGTCCCCGAGTCAGGCTCGTGAGGTCGGTAAACCTCCTGTATTCTCCTTCGTTTTCAGGTGAACAGCGAAGGCTTCTTCGCCGTGGAGGACGGCGACGTGAAGAGCCAGCGCGCGCTGCTGGGTGGCGTGAGCGCCGAGGCTGCCCGTGCGCTCCTGCACTATCTCTACACCGCGGACCCCGGCGTGCCTCCCCGGCTGGTGCCCGGCCTGAGCGCTCTGGCCCGCAGGTCCGATCGTTCTTCCTGTTTACTTCACAGCGTCTGACGCTAACTGCCAAGGAGTAGCAGGTTGACGGCTCACAGGAGGGCCAGGGCTGTGCCCTCTCTGTGTTAACCCCAGGTCTATGCTCAGTGGTGACCTCACCTGGGATGTACTGACTGGAAGTCTGGCCAGAGCGGGCGCTCGCGAGAGAGCCCAGCCCTGGTGGAGGACGGCCTCTGCCGAGTCACGTGGCTTGGAGCTCCCTGGGTGTGATGGGGGTGGTCCTCAGCTGCCCCAAAGCCCTGCCACTCCTTGGCCGTTCCACCACAAAAGCCTAGTGGTGGCCGTCCTTTCCCAGGtcccagaaaacagaagcagctAGGATGCGTAGTTTAACTCCCGCGGGCTCGCACCTAGTCCACGCAGCAGCCGGGAGGGGCAGCGTGCATTTCCACAAAACGAGGGGAACCGTGTCCATCCGAGGCCGTGTCAGCCCTCGGGTGCGTCCTTGGGAGAGGACCAGCCTGCCCCTGGGGTTCTGAGTGTGCCAGTCAGACCACAGAGTGTTCAGGGACACGGCAGGTGGTGCCCCCATCGCCCTGGCTGACCTGTGACGGGTTCGCTGTCTTTGGTTTGCATCGGTCCAGAGCTCCGGGTGCCTCTCAGGGCAGCTCCAGCCGGGCCGCACCACCAGCTGCTGTCCTCCAGCTCGGCTCAATGCACCTTCCTGTTTGCGCAGCGGAGTCCAAGATCCCTTCCTTAAAGTCCCTGAGTTCCTTCTAGAGCTGAGTGgtgtgtgtggggcaggggctgctgggtgcAAGCATGGGCGCCGTCTGGAATagagcagggaagaggccagGACTGAGTCAACGGCTGTCCACCCCATGACCCTCACCTGTGCCGGGGCACCGGCTGCTGCCTCTGTGGGGTAGTGATGCGTGGCGTTTCCTGTTGCAGGTTCGGCGTTAGCGAGCTTGTTCTTCTGTGCGAACAAGAGCCTGATGTGATGGGTTCAGAGGACAGGCCACGGAAGGAGAAGGAAGACGAGGACTGTGAAAGCCGGGCGGAGAACTTCCAAGAACTCTTGAGGTCCATGTGgataaaggaagaggaagaagcagaggcTTCATTGAAATCCGAGGGCtgtgaagaagacagagaaaaagtggGTGAGGCAGAAATGGACGAGATTTATGAATTTGCAGCCACTCAGCGCAAGCTGCTCCGGGGGGAGAGCACTCCAGAGGTCAAGGAAGAAACGGACCGGTTTGGGGAGGATGGTCCCTCGTCTGCACAAATCTCATTAAGTGTTCAGGTTCACGAACAGCCGGAAAATGCAGAAGAGATGGAACTGTGTGACCAGAGAAGAGATGAGGCCCCAGTCAAATGGAAGAGCGTGGGACCGTCCACGCCCCTGCGACTCAAGGGCCATGGTGCAGATGTAGAGACAGCAGGGTCCCCAGAGGAAGCACCGGGGCGTCCCGGCTCCTCTCGCCCCTCTCGGGGCGGCcggacagggagaaaggaaggtgcGTTTTGGTGCTCGGCTGCTGCTGCCGCTGAACAGCCCTTTTCATCGACTCCCAGAAGATGCCCTGAACCGTCGCAGACAACAAGTGAGCTCCAGGAAGACAATGGCACGGCCACGAGAAAGGGGGTGGAAAGTCCTTGTACCCCTGCCCACCGGCAGGCACCCCCATTGCGCCCGTGCCTGTCGAAGCTCCTTCAAGGCAGGAGTCCTGGCCGGCCACGCCCTTGCCCTCGCCCTCATCACACCGGCCAGTCGCCCAGCGGAGCTTCTAGGGCAGCCTCCCAGGACTCACCAtccaagcagaggaggggcaggagcctCTGCAAGCTACTTAAAGATCCAGGCCTTCAGAAAGGCAAAGAACGTGGTTCCTTGTTGGAATGCAGAAATAAAGGGGCTCCGGTCTCCCCAGAAAAATCTCCATCCATTGACCTCACCCAATCAAAACCTGGTCATTTGAGCTCCCGATCTCAGAATACTCCATCCAGCAAGAACACAGAAGATGAGATTATCCTTTTACTGGACTCCGATGAAGAGCTGGAGCTggaacaaaccaaaacaaagtcaGTTCTTAATGGTCccctggaagaaaggaaagcgCTAGAAGTTAGCACCAAGTCTTCTGAGCTGTTTTCCGTCATCGACGTTGATGCAGATCAGGATTCTTTCCAAAGCCCACCACAAAGAGAGGCGGAACTGctgtgtggggaggagaggccgCCAGGGAGCCAGGGctcgggggagggcagagggacccCTCAGCTGTTCTGTGACCCCGAGAGCGGCCCTGAGGAGGACAGCACCACAGACGCCTCATGGCTGGTGCCCGCCACCCCCCTGGCTAGCAGAAGCCGTGACTCTTCATCCCAGACCCAAATAACAGGCCTCAGGTCCAGGGCTTTAGTGGATCACATGGCCCAGTTGAAACCCTGGGCCTCCCTAGAAAACAGGGATAGACCCGAAGCTGCAAATACGTGTTCGACAGCCAGGCCCCAGATGTCACCACCGCACTTGGGCCCCATCATTGCAGGAAGCCCCGACAGCAGGGGCCCATGCAGTCCCCACCCCGGGCGCCTCCAGCACTTTGCTCTTCTGGCGGCCTGTCCCATCTCAGGGGGCCTCGCCGATTCCACGGGGCGGCTCCGGAAGCGCTCGCCCCTCGGGCCCAGCCTGCTGAATCAGGCCACCGCGAGTGAGGTAGTGGAGGTGGAGGACAGCGAAGACGAGCGGGAGGTGGCCAACAGCAGCCCCCTGCCGGACAACGACCCTCCGATCCCTCTTGACGACTGCCACTGGCACGTGGAGCCCCTCTCTCCGATTCCGATCGACCGCTTGAATCTTGAGCTGACGGGGCCCCTGAGCACTAGTAGTCCCAGCGGTTATGGCCACTCCCCGGCCCTCTCGGGCACCACCCCCATCCGAGGAAGCCTTGCCGGCCAAAGAAAGGCTCCAGAGAAGTCCCCTCGGGCCGGCTCGCCTGGGAGCAGCAGGCAGAGCTTTCTGGACTCCGCTCTGTGGGACCACTGGGATGAAAAAGAACAGACGTCTCCAGAGCTCCTTCCTGCGGCCCAGATGCCGGGTGCTGATGAAGCTCAGAAATCAGAAGGGTTAGAGACGCCAAGTGAGTAGCGGGGGCGGGCTGGGGCACGGGTGGGGGTAGTTGTCTCTTACACTATTTTACACTAAGGGGCTGGAGGGGACGGTGAAGACAGCGCAGGGCCGGCTGAGCCCTCCCTTCCGCCTCCCGGCTCAGGGACAGCGGGCTTGCTTCCAGAGTACCCCTTAGCCAGTTCGTATCCTTGCCTGGGTCCTGTGGCTCCCCTGGGCTCGAGTGAAAATTGCTGTCTTTGGACCCTGCTCGGGACTACTGAGCCAGCACTTCTGAAGGCCGACACGAACACCTCAGGTGCACCTCGGAATCGGCCAAGCGGGGTTCCTCCCGAGGTGAGACAGAGCTGCCGTGCCGAGCCCGCAGCTCCACTCCTGTGAGCACGTCAGTGGAAGTGCAGTCAGGACCGAAACAGATCCTCGTACCCAAAGTGTTCACGGCAGCCTGGGAAATAACCCAGGCGTCCCTTAGCTGATGTGCGGGGGTAAAGGCAATGCAGTCCCATCCACGCAGTGGGGTATTATCAGCCACAGAAAGGACAGAAGTACTGACCTGGTACgtcatggatgaaccctgaacaCACGATGCTCGGTGAGAGACCAGAGTCACAGGAGACCACATGCTGTGTAATTCCATTTCCGTGACACGTCCAGAGGAGACACCTCTGTTAAGACAGGAGCAGACGAGCAGTTGCCGGGAGCGGGGGCGCAGAGAGAATGGGCAGCGTGCTGGGTACGGAATTGCCTTTTCGGGGTGACGAAGATGCTTCGGAGCTAGATAGAGGTGGGGGTGGCACTGCACTGGGAATGTCCAAAGTGCCTCTGGATCGTTcactttaaaattacatgtgAATTTGCATCTCATTGAAAAAAACAAGAggtgggcaagtgggggaggtccTTCCTCAtccaccagccccccccccccgtgggggGATGCCGTTTCCCAGCTCATTTCAGTCAGAGTCCCCCGTGCCAGTCCCTGAGGTGTTGCCGCCCACCCTGTCCCCTGCCGGGCGGATCCTGGGAGAGCCGGGAAGGGCGGGGTTGCACCAAGCACTGGCTGGTAGCATGGAAGCAGCCTGCGGACAGAGCGTCTGTGTGCGACCCGGTGTTTCATTTCCTCCTAAAACCCGAGACCATCTAGGCCTTGTTGACCAGCACTCCCAGCATTGAATGGACTTGAGAATTGCCTGGAGAACGTCTTAACACATACACGGCCAGGCCCCACCCCACAGGTCTGGGGCTCGGCCAAGAATTTGCATCTCTAACCAGCCAGTTCCCAGGTGGTGCTGTGAGAACCACTGCAGGAGACATCAGaccgggggaaggggggggggggccctcagTCTGAATTTGAGGCGGGCTTCCACGAGGTGACAGGCTTTCTCAAATTATACAAAgacttttgtgctttttttcagGAGACAGCCTGTTTTCATTGGAGTCTCAAAGGACTCCAAGCTcataaaaaggataagaaccaaatATATTCCTAAGTTGTCCCGTTTGTCTTTAAAATACTgacttcttttctaaaataacagctttattgagctgTTATTTACacaccataaaatttaccctttaaGATGTATAATCCAGTGGTTTTTAGGACATTAACAATGTTCTGCAACTGTGAGGGGCTGGGTAAaacgggagggagagtgggaggtgCAGGCCTTATTCCCAGGACGAATGAGTAAGTCCTGGGAATAAAACAGCACAGGGAACAGTCAGTGGTCTAACAGCGCACGGTGATAGACAGTAGCTACGAAACAAAAACGAAACCATACCCCTCGGTGGTTTTAGTACATTAACAGTGTTCCGCAAGCATCACCATGAatcccagaacattttcatcatcctgtCAGCAGCCACTCCCGCTGCCCcttcaccccagcccctggcagccatgaatctgccttcctccctgttcCCGCAGCATCGGCATCGCACAAGGGCTGTGGCCCTCATCACGTGCCGTGCGATGCTTTCCGAAAAGACACAATTCTAGACTCAAACGATGAAGGGGTGAACGTACTGCTCTCATGCACGACGGTGGCTAGGCTTCCTTCGAAGGCAGGATTTCTCTTGGTGATCCTACTGAGCTCAAAAGAGGTAAATCCAGGTCCCTTGTGCTGATACGTGTTTCTTTTGTTCTACCTAGAAGGTGCTCATTGGAAGAACTTGCCCCCGAAAGTGCCCATAACCCCAATGCCAAGGTATTCCATCATGGAGACCCCGGTACTGAAGAAAGAACTGGATAGGTTGGTGTTGTTCTTGAAAACTTGCTCCTGAGTGGTCCACTCCCTCCTGTGAGCGTCCAGGCTTTAGTGAGGCCGGAGATGAAGGTCCTGCTGTGGGGCTGTGGTAGCAGGAGCcgctgggggtgggagagtgtGTGACGTCTGGCTCTCCACACACTGTTCCCGGAGAAGTTAAGAGAGGAGACTCGTCAGGTGACCCATCGGGTGACAGGTCTCCATGAGCCATGTGGATGGAAATGGGACACTTGCCTTAACAGTC is drawn from Leopardus geoffroyi isolate Oge1 chromosome E3, O.geoffroyi_Oge1_pat1.0, whole genome shotgun sequence and contains these coding sequences:
- the SLX4 gene encoding structure-specific endonuclease subunit SLX4 isoform X3; this translates as MNVTRREQHVNRCLDEAEKALAPTTPRIPECPICGRPFLTPKSRISHLKQCAVNMDVGPQLLLQAVRLQTVPPEGACGTLASSFSHQAGGVKRRGATNQKELQRKRRVTKPEAPSEDLLVAMALSRSEMEQEAVPAVLRLGNAFSERIRLGAEKKSRKRKAPVSPPPLLVQDPETMGRLTADRVAQLFAEEVEELSSTPPLPTSRILKEELGKAGRCLRPPGRKQNFLWEGSALTGAWALEAFYTASLVPPMVPQRPAKALTQEPMLLPGLPDQPELGVQTPPAVPSAHPAGHSPRSPGPSASQREHQALQDLVDLAGEGMNASPWPCSGGPASPGGVAGMDLSPTGLPLTGFIPPSQEEQLERGGQTSLTLSLLLADFRAMVNNPQLSDIQLQTDSGEVLYAHKFVLYARCPLLMQYVNSEGFFAVEDGDVKSQRALLGGVSAEAARALLHYLYTADPGVPPRLVPGLSALARRFGVSELVLLCEQEPDVMGSEDRPRKEKEDEDCESRAENFQELLRSMWIKEEEEAEASLKSEGCEEDREKVGEAEMDEIYEFAATQRKLLRGESTPEVKEETDRFGEDGPSSAQISLSVQVHEQPENAEEMELCDQRRDEAPVKWKSVGPSTPLRLKGHGADVETAGSPEEAPGRPGSSRPSRGGRTGRKEGAFWCSAAAAAEQPFSSTPRRCPEPSQTTSELQEDNGTATRKGVESPCTPAHRQAPPLRPCLSKLLQGRSPGRPRPCPRPHHTGQSPSGASRAASQDSPSKQRRGRSLCKLLKDPGLQKGKERGSLLECRNKGAPVSPEKSPSIDLTQSKPGHLSSRSQNTPSSKNTEDEIILLLDSDEELELEQTKTKSVLNGPLEERKALEVSTKSSELFSVIDVDADQDSFQSPPQREAELLCGEERPPGSQGSGEGRGTPQLFCDPESGPEEDSTTDASWLVPATPLASRSRDSSSQTQITGLRSRALVDHMAQLKPWASLENRDRPEAANTCSTARPQMSPPHLGPIIAGSPDSRGPCSPHPGRLQHFALLAACPISGGLADSTGRLRKRSPLGPSLLNQATASEVVEVEDSEDEREVANSSPLPDNDPPIPLDDCHWHVEPLSPIPIDRLNLELTGPLSTSSPSGYGHSPALSGTTPIRGSLAGQRKAPEKSPRAGSPGSSRQSFLDSALWDHWDEKEQTSPELLPAAQMPGADEAQKSEGLETPKGAHWKNLPPKVPITPMPRYSIMETPVLKKELDRFGVRPLPKRQMVLKLKEIFQYTHQTLESDSENESQSSRVLLEVPHSQTQASKTSKGSSHQENPPGGSLPPMSREEPPGSDGDAQLPASQESVASSVDSSDGSFNSQSSSCEFGVAFESAGDEEGQEEISASQTAAQAAATEEAVRRYIRSRPALYRKVLLYQPFELAELQAELKQHGIRMALGKLLDFLDAHCITFTTSAARKEKLQRKRRQPVAKKKRGRAAGRSTPPHPQPSAACERLQPPSASQVSTGVSGPGDHINPP